The stretch of DNA CGTCACCTGGTCGAGAAGGTGGTTCTCTCGGATCTGTGCGACGAGGCGGGCATTCAGCCCAGCCAGTACTATCGCTGGCAAAAGGCTTTGTTTGAGAACGGCGAAGCGGCCTTGTCTGACAAACGCGGCCAAAAGGCTTGTGATCGACAGATTGCCGAACTAGAAGCGAAGTTGGCAACCAAAATGAAGTTATGTCCGAGCTTCTTGAGGCGCATGTTGCGCTAAAAAAAGTCTTGGGGTGAGCTGAACGGCTGCTGGGTGGAGCCGGACATACGGGATTCGGTGGTGGATTTCGTGGCGTTTTGGTCAGACAAGAGCGAAATCGACACGAGCCGAATTATCAACTGGATAGGCGTGCAAAGGGGCAAGTTCTATTCATGGCGCAAGCGCTATGGAATGGTTAATGACCACAATGGCCGTATTCCCCGAGATTTTGGTCTGGACGATTGGGAAGGGAAGCGATTGTCGCCTTTTCCTATGAACATCCGTCAGAGGGCTATCGGCGCCTGACCTACATGATGCTGGATGCAGGCGTGGTGGCGGTCAGCCCCTCTTCAGTGCTGCGTGTGCTCAGAACTGCCGGGCTGATGCGTCGTTGGAGCCCATCGCC from Magnetofaba australis IT-1 encodes:
- a CDS encoding transposase — protein: MERKKRRFTAEQKVGYVRRHLVEKVVLSDLCDEAGIQPSQYYRWQKALFENGEAALSDKRGQKACDRQIAELEAKLATKMKLCPSFLRRMLR